The following nucleotide sequence is from Strigops habroptila isolate Jane chromosome Z, bStrHab1.2.pri, whole genome shotgun sequence.
CTGCATCCCCATCCTGGCTGCATTCCATGCCCCAGCTGCTTTGCCATCCCAGTTGCATTGCCAGGCCTGGGTGCATTGCCATCCTGGTTGCTttgccagccctggctgcatgaccaacctgggctgcatcaccaaCCTCGGCTGTCACCAGCCCTGGTTGGGTCACCAACCCAAGTCACATCATCACTCTGGTCATGTCACCAACCCCACTCATTTGTCATCCCAATCATGCTGCCAGTCCTCTCACACCACCAACCCCAGTTCATTGCCAAGCACATGGCTTTTCCCAAagccccagctcctggggcACCAGTGAGTGCTCAGTGTTAGGTGCTGGCTGGTGTCAGCCACCCACCGGGCAAGGACAAGGCAGGATCAGAAGCaaagtgtatttattatttCGGCAACATGCTGATTCTGAGCTGGTCTTGCCCAGGGTGCCCAGCTCACCACCTGCATGCcgcagctggcagagctgctgttggaGGCCATACCTGCTGTGACGCCCTCCTGTCACTTGGTAAAGCAGAGCCTGCACTTATGCAAGATGCTCTGTCCCAGGCGAGCAAAGGCTATGGCCTCATGTGCTCCACAGCCTCCAAAGTGCCTAAACATGGCTTGCTAGTGGCAAGGGCTTGTGCATATGGTGTAATTCATAAGTGGGATGTTAATGAGCTGGCAGCGCGGTTAGTTATCCACTCACTAGTGGGAAGTGACAGGCCTCTGTACTATAACTAATTGTCATTCctcacaaaaaacccccaatcaGTGTGGAAATGGGTGCCAGCCCATCCACCTGAGCTGTAGGTCTTGCTCCTTTTCATTCCAAACTCAGCTCCAAGTCCTTTGTTCCCCTGCATGACAGCTTATGGTAGCTACCAGCATGGAGGGAAGCTGGCCCTCAttcctttcagttctttttgGGTTCCTTAAGGACCTTGTGCCCAGGTAGGATcttccctgccttcctgccaTCTGGGCTGGATCTCCCCTGCACTGGCTCCCCCTGCTCGTGTGCTCTCCCCAGCAGGATTTCATTGATGGAGCTGAGTGTCAGGTTGCTGAAGACCATGTTGAGGTGGTCGACACCTCGCAGCTCCTTGACATGcaccttctgcttttgctggtcACGCCATCGCCTGCATAACTCTGAACTGCGTGTGTTGACAGTGTCATCCCCGTCACCATAGATCATGTCCACAGGGTCCTCATAAGGGAAATGCTCATCATATATGTAAGTCTCCACAGTGGGGTAGCCTGTGCCATAGAGGCAATACGTGTCCACCCCAGGAGGGGGCAAGTCCTTCAGCAAGTCCTTCATGTCCTCCCACATGTACCAGCCATCCTCCAAGTTGACATCAGTGAAGAATCGTTTGTAGTCCTGGTAGGTGTAATTGTAGGAGGGCGTGGAGATGAAAACGTGGGTCTCAGGCCAGGCCAGACTTGTTGGGAACATCCAGGGGCTGGTGGTGGTCATGCGCTGCTCTTCACGCAGCTTGATGTTGGACATGAGTGGGATGCCCTGATTGTCACCTGCAGGCACACAGGGGcttgtcagcagcagcactgaacagTATCCTCACAAATGGGGCTCcttgtggggctgtgctgggatcAGCCCATCCAGCTGTGACTCACATCTGTCTCCTGGCTGGGGTATGGCTCCACCTCAGATCTTCCCCTGCTCACCCCTCTCCTCACCCCTCTGGCTGCAGATATCCAGAGCAACCTTCAGAACTCTTCTCTGGCATCACATCTCTAGCTGCTGGAGTGGCTTAGTGTGGACAAACCTGGACATGTGATAGCCTTGACCAACCCAGCCCTGGACCTTCCCTGCAaccccagcacctccacacctgcctgcagggacaggagagAGCTGAGCCTGATGAGGGTGTTGATAGTAGGTGGCCAATGTGTGTGTCTCCTGCAAGCCTGGGCATTATTGGTGTGTCTGGAGTCCTAAGACCACACAACAACCGCCGATTACCTCTGGCCCTTGTGCCAACAGGGAAAAATATGAGGAGGTGACTTAAGGGTGATGCAAGGGGCCAGACGATAAATTTTCAAGCACGTGATTTTTAACCCCATGCATTTTTGGAGGCTCAGCTTGTGACCTGGAGATGTTCTGGGCTGTCAGCATTAGGCTAGTGGCtgtggctttctgggctgcaaagaGGCTAAAGAGGAACTGGGTGAAGGGAGATTAAAGCCTGAAGACAACAAAGTCTATGGGGCATGGCCTCCAGGTCCTctacagcagaagaaatgtagGGTTTGCAGCAAAGGTCCAGCAACCTCACTGTCCTGCATGGACGGAGGTGGTGCAAGTGTGCCTGGGGAGGTGGTGGGATTGGGGCGAgcatgctctgctctgctgctctggccCCAAAGTTTGTGGATGGGTGCTTTGGCTTTCCAGGAGCCCATGGTGCATGGTGCAGGCTGTTCTGCAGGATGTCTGGCAAGAACTGGTACAGAAGGAATGGTATGGCCAGGCTGCAGGTAGACCCTTCTGACGGCACTTTTCCATACACACGAACCCACCAACCCCAACCATGGAAACAGAGCAAGCTCTGGAGCATGCCCTGGGCcactctcctgctgctggggctgtggtaGGAACATCGATGgtgctttcttcactgcaggatgcagcagcaTCGGCACCAGAGCATGAGTGCTGCCTCCCCAGTCCCTTCAGCCATTTATCCCCCACCTTTTCCACCACTGTGTCCCTTCCCTGCCCACCACCACCCTTCCATTTGTgcaagagggaaagaaaaccaagaggTGGCTGCAAACAAAGAGTCACCCACCAGACGCCAGGACACGGAGGGGCTTGACGGACCCTCCCCATGGGGCACCCAGGGAGATGAAGCCCCCAATGTACTGGTCTTTCCAGGCTTGcgtctgctgcagcaggaagtaGAGGATGTTCAGGTTGCCCATGCTGTGTGCGATGAGGAAGACACGGCGCTGGTACTCATCGTGCATCTCCTCGATGAGTGCCTTCAGGTTCCGGAAATATTCAGGCTGCTCCTCTGTGGATAAGAAGGACACCAGCTCTTGGCCACCTCATTTATGGCCACAGGACTCCAGGGCTGGCTCTAGGAGCCCTGAGCAGAGAGAGGTGTGGGTGCAGTGGCCATAGGTGCCACCATGCAGTCACATGAGAGCACCCGCCATCATGGGCATCAATCACTGCCTAGGGGTTTCCCCTCACCAGTGGCTCACCCAGCCCATGACAGCCaccctgcttccctccccaAGCCCCAGACTCACGGGGCCCAACTCTCCAGTCATAAGGAGCTGCCCGAACTGTCTGGTCCCTCACGTAGCCATTGTtcaccaggttctgcaccagGGTGTGCAGGTAACCTATGGGCAGAGAGAAAGGTGGGAATGAGGTCTGTGCTCTTGTGTCGACTTTTTCCACCCTGGCTGTAGTCACGGCCACAACATTCTCTGATAAGACCTGTAGCTTGGTGGCTCCAGCCAGAGGTGGTGGCCTGATGTGCGCTGGCGTCAAGGATGCATGGTCCCTGCCAGCACTCGAAGTGAGTGTGTCCCCAAGGCCAGTGTCCCTCACTTCTGTATGCACTTGGCTCTCTCCACTCGCAGGGAGCACGTGAGACCCATGGACACCCCGCGACTCTCCTCCTCTTACCTGCTAGCTTGCTCTGGTCCAGGTACTCCACAGAATAGGTCTTGCCGAAGCCAGGCACACGGATGTGCACACCCGGGGCATTGGACATTTTCCGAGAGGTTCGGTTGTACACcaccctgcagggacagggcagaAAGTAACAGAAGAGCCACATCCccaagggggctggagcacctcccatatgaagacaggctgagaacactggggctgttcagcctggagaagaaaagctgtgtggagacctcagagcagccttccgaTATCcaaagagggcctacaaggatgccagagagggattcttcatcaggggctgcagcaacaggacgaggggtgatgggtttaaactgaaacatgaGAGATTTAGcttaggtataaggaagaagttcttccctgagagggtggtgaggttctggcacaggttgcccagagaagctgtggctgccccatccctggcagtgttcaaggccaggttggacggggcttggagcaacgtggtcctagtggaaggtgtctctgcccatggcagggagttggaactggatgagctttgggtcctttacaacccaaaccattctgtgattctatgattctatgacatgggGCTGGGGTGGAGATCACTGGGAGGCAGCTTGGAACTGGCAGCTATTTCCAAGCCAGCATCCATGCTGACAGCCTGGCATCTCAGGACAGGAGGTTCTCATGAAGCACACTGTGGCAGACCTCTCACCCTGCGTCCAGGCAGAGTGGCAGCATCTCCAGTGTGATAGGCATGAGCACATGTCATGGGAAAGGCCCGGGCACTCAGAGCAGGAGCCAGCCAGCTTGTTCCCAAACAATCCCTGGTGTTCTCATGGGTTTCTATGTGTGCTAGGTCATGGCCggtgggggaggagaggggagggagatCCCTGGTAGGTCATTTCCCTGGGGAGCTCCTGGGATGGGGGTGAGCAGTACCTGGTGTTATCGATCCAGCAGTCAACTCCCACTGGCAGGAAGGTGTTGAGGTTGAGCCAGATGGTGAAATAGTCCTCAGTTTTGCGGTAGCACATCCAGTTCACCACATCCGGCTTGTCCAGCTTTGCTTCCAGCTGGTTCCCAAGACACCCGGGCACTGGAGGCACCACAGGGGGAGAGCAGAGACAGCTACAGACCAcatctccctcctctctgccccCAGGCAGGGTTTCCACggggctgcctgcctggggaTACCTGGggacctgctggagcagcatCCTGGAGAACATCCTGCTCTGCACAGGAGTGAGGGTGCTTGGATCCAAGATGCAGCTTAGCATTGAAACAGTACTAAAAACACATCTTCAGGGACCCCTCAAGCTGCCTTTCTCACAGTGTGACCCCAGAGCTGCTACCCTTGGTCCAAACATGCCAGTCCCCACTAGCATGAAGCATTCTGGATTGTTGCCCCTGCCTGGCTGCGTTTCCATCCTCCTCTCCTGGTTGCAgcctggggaaggagctggtgctgtgtgGGGCTGCCCAGCTCTACTGCACCTCCAGCACTGTGTCCTGGGGTGGCGGGACAGCTCGGGGTGAACAGAGTCCCCAGGGAGGTGAAAGTCACCTCGGTGCTGGCTCCTGAGGCCCACACACTGTTTTTCTGAACTTTAAACCCTCCACGCAGGCTGCACAAGGTCTCTGAAGCAGTTCGGTGCTGAGCAGAACCATATCCAGTGGGAATTAGTGCAAATAGTGTGTGCAGTAAACACAGCATGGCTTCAAGCAAGTTCACAGCCTGATGTGTGTGACCTGTGCTCTCTTGATGGAGAGTGACCATCACCTGGGTGTTTGGTCTGCCTCAGGGAGTTTCAGTGTGGTTCccagcagggatgggacatGCATCCCAGTGTCACCCTGATATatgtgcctgtgctgggggCAGACACCATGGAAAGCCTTCTCAGCTGGGGCGCAGGAACCAAGAGCTGGCTCCTGGTGCCAGCAATGACCCTGAGGCTGAGGACAAGAGGTCAAGGGACTGCATGGGACTGGTGGGCTGGGAGCACTCTGTGGTGACTCCCATGGCCCCAGCAGGTCTGAGGACTGGCCTGCAATGCATGGCTGGGGACGGTGTGGGCCTTCATTGCCGCTGCAGGCACTGTCTGCCAGATGTCCCATGTAAGATGCTTCTCCCAAGGACACCACAATCTGCTTCATGGCCTAAAGTCCCTGTAAatgcctgccctgtgctgctctgggacCCACACCCAGGCTCTTCTGTGGCTTTGGGACCCCACAAGCATGGTGGAGTGGGAGTCATGCTGCCTGGTGTGGGGGCTGAAGGATGCAGGTGACGAGCAACCTCCATCTGAGCAGGATGGTCCCCAACAGCCTTGGGTGTCCCTCACCCTGAGGTCCATGGGTgctggtgttttggggtgcaaGGGCATCCTGGAGCTCTCCCCCCATCTCACCCATCACGTCCTGGCACCCACAATGTGGCAGGTTTATGGCCAAGGCGCACAGGGGAATGGCTGCAGGCTCTGAAAGCCTTGTCCCATGTGAAAGGGGAAGAAGATGTAGAAGTTGCCTCCCTCAACATGCTTCACAGCTTCCTCACCTCTGTGTCATCCCCCCAGCAACACAGGGAGGGCCTAATCCTGTCTTCAAATCATGTGGCTGGGGATCAGGTTGTCCAGTGGACCCTGGCATAGGAGAGCCAAGGCAGGGAGTGGGCAGAGGGGACCTCCCTGGCCAGTGAGAAGAGTGGGACCACAGACTGGTTGATGGCTCCCGAGGGTGCAGAGCTAGCACCCCCGGCCCTGGCACACAGCCCGAGCTCTGCCTCCCCTTCTAGAGGACATTAGGTAATTATTAAGGGAGTTCCTGTGGGGGCAGAGGGGTTATCGGTGATCCCAAGGGCACTGGGGGCTTCTGGGACACCCGCTCCAGGGGGATGGGCTACATACGGATGCTGAGAGGCACATGGGGCAGCCAGACCCATCTGAGCATGGGACAGGGGCtgaaggaggcagcaggggCATGGGATGATGCTCCGACCATCACAGATCACCCTGAGAAGAGGCCACTGGTGATGGTCACCTGGGTCTCCATGGCCAAGCAGGACTCGCCCCAGGACATGGGGGCTCCAGACACTGACCCCTGCCCTCTGGTGCCTCTGGGAGGGGAGTCTGCAGGGTCAGCCCTCAGCATTGCAGCAGggctgttctgctttttctcttctctttttaaagggGAAACTCAGCTTGATTCAAGAAAAAACGAGTAAAAACCCCACCTCTGCTCAGCAGAGGTTTCATGGCAAAACCCCAGCTCCTGTCCCCAGTGATGGCACAGGTGACAAAGGAAGGCAGAGCCGTGCAGGACAGAGGGACCAGCTGGTGCTTCTGCTCCCACCTCCTCGAGGTGATGTCCCAACCTCTCCTTTCACCTCCTGGCTCAACCTCCTCTACACCATCCCCTTGACAGGGTGGACGGTGGGTGGGATGTGAGAAGGATGCCCTTCAGTTAACCATTGCCAGGCGTGGCAGGAGacatgggatggggtgggatttGAGGAGCAAGGGGTGGTAGatgcactggcagcagcagccgaGGGAAGCAGTAGATGAgtgtgtgctgcagcccccaTCCCTCTGCTAGCAGAGCCCCCCAGAACCAAGCAAGCCCTAAAACACCCTTTGGGCCACCTTTGAGGTATTAGAGCCCCATTTGCTTTCTGCGGTGCTCAGTTTGTCCACCCACCTCTGGGCAggcacagccagccctgcaTCGCCAGCCCGGTGGACTGGAGGGGACCTGGGAGTCGTATGTCACCTCTCCTTGATGACTCCAGCTCCAGGCTGCAAACGGCCACTTCACCCAAGAGCCACCGAGCCACCGGCACGCCAGTGTCACCGCTGGGTCCAGGGGTGCCCACCCGTACCCCGTGTGGTTCCCATGCTGGTGTGACCTTACCGAGTACCACGGGCGGTGTGCTGTTGGTCGGGGGAGCTtctggggtggtggtgggtggAAAGAGGACGTTGAAAAGCCAGAACTGGGACgtgggctgcaggagcagcgACAGCGTCAGCAGCGcaagcctggagctgctgctccccatggcCGGGATCCTC
It contains:
- the LOC115601148 gene encoding phosphatidylcholine-sterol acyltransferase; translation: MGSSSSRLALLTLSLLLQPTSQFWLFNVLFPPTTTPEAPPTNSTPPVVLVPGCLGNQLEAKLDKPDVVNWMCYRKTEDYFTIWLNLNTFLPVGVDCWIDNTRVVYNRTSRKMSNAPGVHIRVPGFGKTYSVEYLDQSKLAGYLHTLVQNLVNNGYVRDQTVRAAPYDWRVGPQEQPEYFRNLKALIEEMHDEYQRRVFLIAHSMGNLNILYFLLQQTQAWKDQYIGGFISLGAPWGGSVKPLRVLASGDNQGIPLMSNIKLREEQRMTTTSPWMFPTSLAWPETHVFISTPSYNYTYQDYKRFFTDVNLEDGWYMWEDMKDLLKDLPPPGVDTYCLYGTGYPTVETYIYDEHFPYEDPVDMIYGDGDDTVNTRSSELCRRWRDQQKQKVHVKELRGVDHLNMVFSNLTLSSINEILLGRAHEQGEPVQGRSSPDGRKAGKILPGHKVLKEPKKN